One genomic segment of Rivularia sp. PCC 7116 includes these proteins:
- a CDS encoding tetratricopeptide repeat protein, which yields MSREESDLEKALNYLREQRGFFEKEKPKITDFKQKFALIKEIQECDKEIKRLEAEIANQKQKNSSASNQDRTTRFILPQKDISTFTGRDNELQKLEKQLINRQGNKVCSIVSLAGAGGIGKSALACHFATKYKYKFPDGVIGLRVDGKNADTIVRDFARCCKEEIDPEDERDAATIMQEMFAHRRMLLIFDNADNPTILDLCVGGNRCAIIITTRDRQLPALLDIPIKATIDVRPLPEKDSLQLLKKILGEKRVDDEIEAANKIIRLIGSLPLALQIAGATLRGKPRTLADYAASLKQEKNRLKRLKIRGDKELNVKASLSLSLKLLEKDEIDFFACLSVCAESGFSRRTAAIVGNFDDEYTAQDYLDRFHQLSLLNYSEVGENRFVFHPLIRLFAQELAIERGLKDDAAASHAQFFVEFKSIEIDSSTASLIAEELEDIMLAAKWLQQQQIADYEFAKYIQSFFERNGYWQQAVEFMSLFQLIAESSELWDSVIKFRIQQAKYLSLQGEHKNAEAVLVPIQKLLNKIEAIETRQLCEAKWLNTFGVILRRQNRLHEAVNYLEQALKTEVQLNDSEGLTIVLNTLACVLQQQGKLDKAASTFQRQLKIAQSVDDKRQQTIALKGLAGILQQQGKLDKAVSTFQRQLKIAQTINDTRSIIIALNGLAGVLQQQGKLEEAANTFQSQIEISQSIDDKRSLTFGLNGLAGVLQQQGKLEEAANTFQSQIEISQSNNDKRSLTFGLNGLAGVLQQQGKLEEAANTFQSQIEISQSIDDKRQQAIALNGLAGILQHQGKLEEAANAFRSQIEVAQSIDDKNSVAIGLKDLAFVLQEQKHFQEAINILEQSFDIYEQLDKAAQKAFVKKEIGEALHQQALSFINQPNRLNEAENILLRSQSIFEDLDEKRSLAMVLNSLGVLFKRQQRWKEAEKIIRRSFDLSEKIKDERGQAIVLNSLAQVLQKQRDDKKFEWAIAAFKQSIKIGKKLEDEEHLAKVYTAMGQALITRQKFAEAATELSKGFEIDEKRANIRGLKIVIKKLTLALLKLGERQEAINYCQRALAIEPQNQTFIEIHQKLSSPPQKAKKIILN from the coding sequence ATGAGCCGAGAGGAAAGTGATTTAGAGAAAGCGCTCAATTACTTACGAGAACAACGCGGCTTTTTTGAGAAAGAAAAACCAAAAATAACAGATTTCAAACAGAAATTTGCTCTTATAAAAGAAATTCAAGAATGCGATAAAGAAATTAAAAGATTAGAAGCAGAAATCGCCAATCAAAAGCAAAAAAACTCATCTGCATCTAATCAAGATCGTACAACACGCTTTATATTACCGCAGAAAGATATCTCAACTTTTACTGGAAGAGATAATGAACTGCAAAAACTTGAAAAACAACTTATTAACCGTCAGGGAAATAAAGTTTGTAGCATTGTTAGTTTAGCTGGTGCCGGAGGAATTGGTAAATCAGCACTTGCCTGTCACTTTGCAACTAAATATAAATATAAATTTCCCGATGGGGTTATAGGCTTACGAGTTGACGGAAAAAATGCGGATACCATAGTTCGGGATTTTGCCAGATGCTGCAAGGAAGAAATTGATCCAGAAGATGAGCGAGATGCAGCAACCATCATGCAAGAAATGTTTGCTCATCGACGAATGCTGTTGATTTTTGACAATGCAGATAATCCTACCATCCTAGATTTATGTGTTGGTGGAAACCGATGCGCGATTATCATTACAACACGCGATCGCCAACTACCAGCATTACTCGATATTCCCATTAAAGCCACTATTGACGTTCGTCCCTTACCTGAAAAAGATTCGCTACAGCTACTAAAAAAGATTTTAGGGGAAAAACGAGTTGATGATGAAATAGAAGCAGCTAATAAAATAATTCGTTTAATTGGCAGCTTGCCCTTAGCGCTACAAATAGCGGGTGCAACTTTGCGAGGGAAACCGCGAACACTTGCAGACTATGCTGCTTCATTGAAACAAGAAAAAAATCGACTCAAAAGGCTGAAAATTAGAGGAGACAAGGAATTAAACGTTAAAGCTTCATTAAGCTTGAGTTTGAAACTACTCGAAAAAGATGAAATTGACTTTTTTGCTTGTTTAAGCGTTTGTGCTGAATCAGGTTTTTCCAGACGTACAGCTGCAATAGTTGGGAATTTTGATGACGAGTATACAGCACAAGATTATTTAGACCGTTTTCATCAACTTTCGCTACTTAACTATTCTGAAGTCGGAGAAAATCGCTTTGTTTTTCATCCGCTTATTCGTTTGTTTGCTCAAGAATTAGCAATTGAGCGTGGTTTGAAGGATGATGCAGCAGCAAGTCATGCTCAATTTTTTGTTGAATTCAAATCAATTGAAATAGATAGTTCTACTGCATCTTTGATTGCAGAAGAATTAGAAGATATTATGTTAGCTGCAAAGTGGTTACAGCAACAACAAATAGCTGATTACGAATTCGCCAAATATATTCAGTCATTTTTTGAAAGAAATGGCTATTGGCAACAAGCTGTTGAATTCATGTCGTTATTTCAACTTATAGCAGAATCAAGCGAACTTTGGGATTCTGTAATTAAATTCCGAATTCAGCAAGCTAAGTATTTATCCTTGCAGGGCGAACATAAAAATGCTGAAGCCGTGCTTGTCCCTATCCAAAAATTACTAAATAAAATCGAAGCAATAGAAACCCGTCAGCTTTGTGAAGCAAAGTGGCTAAACACATTTGGAGTTATACTACGGCGACAAAATAGATTGCACGAAGCAGTAAATTATCTTGAACAAGCTTTAAAAACTGAGGTTCAACTGAATGACTCAGAAGGTTTAACAATAGTGCTGAATACTTTAGCTTGTGTATTACAACAGCAAGGAAAGCTTGATAAAGCTGCTAGTACTTTCCAACGTCAACTGAAAATTGCTCAATCTGTTGATGACAAACGACAGCAAACGATAGCGCTTAAAGGTTTAGCTGGTATATTACAGCAGCAAGGAAAGCTTGATAAAGCTGTTAGTACTTTCCAACGTCAACTGAAAATTGCTCAAACTATTAATGATACACGTTCGATTATAATAGCGCTTAACGGTTTAGCTGGTGTATTGCAGCAGCAAGGAAAGCTAGAAGAAGCCGCTAATACTTTTCAATCTCAAATAGAAATTTCTCAATCTATTGATGATAAACGTTCACTTACATTTGGGCTTAACGGTTTAGCTGGTGTATTGCAGCAGCAAGGAAAGCTAGAAGAAGCCGCTAATACTTTTCAATCTCAAATAGAAATTTCTCAATCTAATAATGATAAACGTTCACTTACATTTGGGCTTAATGGTTTAGCTGGTGTATTGCAGCAGCAAGGAAAGCTAGAAGAAGCCGCTAATACTTTTCAATCTCAAATAGAAATTTCTCAATCTATTGATGATAAACGACAACAAGCAATAGCCCTTAACGGCTTGGCTGGTATATTACAACATCAAGGAAAACTTGAAGAAGCTGCTAATGCTTTCCGAAGTCAAATAGAAGTTGCTCAATCTATTGATGATAAGAATTCAGTTGCAATTGGGCTTAAAGATTTAGCTTTTGTTCTACAAGAGCAAAAACATTTTCAAGAAGCAATAAATATCTTAGAACAAAGTTTTGATATTTACGAGCAATTAGATAAAGCTGCTCAGAAAGCATTTGTGAAAAAAGAAATTGGTGAAGCGCTTCACCAACAAGCACTTTCATTTATAAATCAACCGAATCGCTTAAATGAAGCAGAAAATATTCTCCTTCGCAGTCAATCTATATTTGAAGATTTAGATGAAAAACGCAGTCTCGCAATGGTTTTAAATAGCTTAGGAGTACTATTTAAGCGACAACAAAGATGGAAAGAAGCTGAGAAGATTATTCGACGCAGCTTCGATTTATCTGAAAAAATAAAAGATGAAAGAGGACAAGCAATAGTTCTTAATAGTTTAGCTCAAGTATTGCAAAAACAAAGAGACGACAAGAAATTTGAATGGGCGATCGCAGCTTTTAAGCAGAGTATTAAAATTGGCAAGAAACTCGAAGATGAGGAGCATTTAGCTAAAGTCTATACGGCAATGGGACAAGCTTTAATTACACGTCAGAAATTTGCAGAGGCAGCCACAGAACTTAGTAAAGGCTTTGAAATTGACGAAAAGCGAGCAAATATTCGTGGTTTAAAAATTGTAATTAAGAAATTAACTTTAGCACTTTTAAAGCTTGGGGAACGTCAAGAAGCAATAAATTATTGTCAGCGAGCGCTTGCTATCGAACCTCAAAATCAAACTTTTATAGAAATTCATCAAAAACTTTCTTCACCACCGCAAAAAGCTAAAAAAATAATCCTTAACTAA
- a CDS encoding serine/threonine protein kinase: protein MIGKLLDYRYKVIKVLATGGFGENYIAEDTKRPGNPICVVKHLKPTSTESKVFDTAKRLFQSEAETLEKLGNHDQIPRLLAYFDENHEFFLVQEFIEGHPLTEELETGQRWNENQVIQMLVSVLSVLEFVHSQGVIHRDIKPDNIIRRYSDGKLVLVDFGAVKQLRTSYGLGSLQGVPNPSATVAIGTPGYMPTEQGQGRPRHNSDIYSLGIIAIQALTGIAPMDLPEDPQTGELLWENLVPVSRELIEVLNMMVRYHFKERYQNATEALEALSSFSHNLVPQQYPQLRPQSNPSAQHSRVMTIAVAPSHPRQPTQTFSEHQIPRGSSGPDFLQILIILGLVGGTAFATSAIVENVNNFGNSFTGAAAQANCTATVAANSNVRSEPSTYTKNNIIQRVSKDTKFLVTGKRTKKGWVEVKVNPGESAWAHSNVIKNGEEWITCLRDQSIAVKTVDGSGLIATPVPKPEPILKNEEESKSIENAREDDAAVEKAKEKYESGDLEGAIAILETLAPNNKNVKEAREMITQWQKDWDKAEGFFNDVNTAISQGKWEKVQEYQKNPDKLPDTNYWRKKVEPLFQQAAENTKNSLSQIKPAEAEEVEKGNRE from the coding sequence ATGATAGGCAAACTACTAGACTATCGTTATAAAGTTATCAAAGTTCTCGCTACGGGTGGGTTTGGTGAAAATTATATCGCTGAGGATACCAAAAGACCTGGTAATCCGATTTGTGTTGTTAAGCATCTTAAACCTACTAGCACTGAGTCAAAAGTCTTTGATACTGCGAAACGCTTATTTCAAAGTGAAGCCGAAACTTTAGAAAAACTGGGTAATCACGACCAAATACCCAGATTATTAGCTTATTTTGACGAAAATCACGAATTTTTTTTAGTACAAGAATTTATAGAAGGACATCCTCTAACTGAGGAATTGGAAACTGGACAACGCTGGAATGAAAATCAAGTCATTCAGATGTTGGTTTCCGTTCTCTCGGTTTTAGAATTTGTTCACAGTCAAGGTGTAATTCATCGCGATATTAAACCCGATAATATTATTCGCCGTTACAGTGACGGTAAATTAGTTTTAGTTGATTTTGGTGCTGTCAAGCAACTACGAACTTCTTATGGTTTGGGTTCGCTTCAAGGCGTACCAAATCCTTCTGCGACAGTAGCTATTGGTACTCCTGGCTACATGCCTACAGAACAAGGTCAAGGTAGACCCCGACACAATAGCGATATTTATTCTTTGGGGATTATTGCAATTCAGGCTCTTACGGGAATTGCACCAATGGATTTACCAGAAGACCCGCAAACGGGAGAATTACTCTGGGAAAATTTAGTACCCGTGAGTCGAGAATTGATAGAAGTTTTGAATATGATGGTGCGCTACCACTTTAAAGAGCGCTACCAAAATGCAACTGAGGCATTAGAGGCATTAAGTTCATTTTCTCATAATTTAGTACCGCAGCAGTATCCTCAACTGCGTCCTCAATCAAATCCTTCGGCTCAACATTCTCGGGTAATGACTATTGCTGTTGCACCTTCTCATCCCCGCCAGCCAACCCAAACGTTTTCCGAGCATCAGATTCCTCGCGGCTCTAGTGGCCCAGATTTTTTACAAATATTAATTATATTAGGATTAGTTGGCGGTACTGCTTTTGCAACTTCTGCCATCGTTGAAAATGTAAACAATTTTGGAAATAGTTTTACTGGTGCTGCCGCTCAAGCTAACTGTACGGCTACAGTTGCAGCAAACTCTAATGTTCGCTCGGAACCTAGTACTTATACTAAAAATAATATTATTCAAAGAGTGTCTAAAGATACTAAGTTTTTGGTTACTGGTAAAAGAACGAAAAAAGGTTGGGTAGAAGTCAAAGTTAATCCTGGAGAATCAGCTTGGGCGCATTCCAATGTAATTAAAAATGGAGAAGAATGGATTACTTGTTTGCGGGACCAAAGCATTGCGGTTAAAACAGTTGACGGTAGTGGATTGATTGCAACTCCGGTACCCAAACCCGAGCCGATTCTTAAAAACGAAGAGGAAAGCAAGTCAATTGAGAACGCAAGGGAAGATGATGCAGCGGTAGAAAAAGCCAAAGAAAAATACGAATCTGGAGACTTAGAAGGTGCGATCGCTATTTTAGAAACTCTGGCTCCTAACAATAAAAATGTCAAAGAAGCCCGAGAAATGATAACTCAATGGCAAAAAGACTGGGACAAAGCCGAAGGTTTCTTTAATGATGTGAATACGGCTATTTCTCAGGGAAAATGGGAAAAAGTCCAAGAATATCAAAAAAATCCCGATAAGCTACCAGATACTAATTATTGGCGAAAAAAGGTTGAACCCTTATTTCAGCAAGCCGCTGAAAATACCAAAAACAGTTTATCCCAAATCAAACCAGCCGAAGCCGAAGAAGTAGAAAAAGGAAATAGGGAGTAG